The following proteins are co-located in the Haloplanus sp. HW8-1 genome:
- the ubaA gene encoding SAMP-activating enzyme E1 — protein sequence MSGLSLDATQLDRYSRHIIMDEVGPDGQKRLLESSALVVGAGGLGAPVIQYLAAAGVGRLGVVDDDVVERSNLQRQVIHGDADVGRPKVESAREFVATLNPDVDVDTHETRLDRDTADLIHDYDVVVDASDNFPTRYLVNDTARLAGIPVSHGAIYKFEGQVTTLHPDGPCYRCLFREAPEPGTVPDCATTGVLGVLPGTVGCIQATEAIKLLLDAGDPLVGRMLFYDAMDLSFDTVPYARDPGCPVCGDDPIDDIEEVEYVDGCAIGAD from the coding sequence ATGAGTGGGCTCTCGCTCGACGCCACGCAACTGGATCGCTACTCCCGCCACATCATCATGGACGAGGTGGGTCCGGACGGACAGAAGCGACTGCTGGAGTCGAGTGCGCTCGTCGTCGGGGCTGGCGGCCTCGGCGCCCCGGTCATCCAGTACCTCGCGGCCGCGGGCGTCGGACGCCTGGGCGTCGTCGACGACGACGTCGTCGAGCGGTCGAACCTCCAGCGACAGGTGATCCACGGCGACGCCGACGTCGGCCGACCGAAAGTCGAGAGCGCGAGGGAGTTCGTGGCCACGCTCAACCCCGACGTGGACGTCGATACCCACGAAACCCGCCTCGACCGGGACACCGCCGACCTGATCCACGACTACGACGTGGTCGTCGACGCCTCCGACAACTTCCCCACGCGCTACTTGGTCAACGACACCGCCCGCCTCGCCGGGATCCCCGTCTCCCACGGCGCCATCTACAAGTTCGAAGGGCAGGTCACGACGCTTCACCCAGATGGTCCCTGTTACCGGTGTCTGTTCCGTGAGGCGCCCGAACCCGGGACCGTCCCCGACTGTGCGACCACGGGCGTCCTCGGCGTCCTCCCCGGAACCGTCGGCTGTATCCAGGCCACCGAAGCGATCAAACTCCTCCTCGACGCCGGTGACCCGCTGGTCGGTCGGATGCTCTTCTACGACGCGATGGACCTGAGCTTCGACACCGTGCCCTACGCCCGTGACCCCGGCTGTCCGGTCTGTGGCGACGACCCAATCGACGACATCGAGGAGGTCGAGTACGTCGACGGGTGTGCCATCGGCGCCGACTGA
- a CDS encoding tyrosine-type recombinase/integrase yields the protein MEDHDDHDGRKVWLRPEEVDTLLDEADGTTQTVALGLLARCGLRVAEAADVTPADVVDTPVGPFVRVQDGKGSKYRETPVPGDLAATMRALADVRDDAADTPLVDRSPRTIRRWVTTAGERLYADTGDDGWTYLGPHDLRRTWGTLLVEREVEPGLVMEWGGWEDWDTFREHYLGAYSLDAQQRGMEKVDWL from the coding sequence ATGGAGGATCACGACGACCACGACGGTAGGAAGGTATGGCTCCGCCCCGAGGAAGTCGACACCCTGCTCGACGAAGCCGACGGGACCACACAGACGGTCGCGCTCGGACTACTCGCCCGGTGCGGGCTCCGCGTCGCCGAGGCCGCCGACGTGACGCCCGCCGACGTCGTCGACACGCCCGTCGGCCCGTTCGTCCGCGTGCAGGACGGGAAGGGATCGAAGTACCGAGAGACACCCGTGCCGGGCGACCTCGCGGCGACCATGCGGGCGCTCGCCGACGTGCGCGACGACGCGGCCGACACGCCGCTCGTCGACCGCTCGCCGCGTACGATCCGGCGGTGGGTCACTACAGCGGGCGAGCGGCTGTACGCCGACACCGGCGACGACGGATGGACCTACCTCGGTCCGCACGATCTCCGGCGGACGTGGGGCACCCTGCTCGTCGAGCGCGAAGTTGAGCCCGGCCTCGTCATGGAGTGGGGCGGCTGGGAGGACTGGGACACGTTTCGGGAGCACTACCTCGGCGCGTACAGTCTCGACGCGCAACAGCGCGGGATGGAAAAGGTCGACTGGCTCTAA
- a CDS encoding PIN domain-containing protein — MILDTNFLIDLDNDRPEAVETARRIEREGFPRRVPRIVMFELWVAVGKGTRPEHNRRKFERLLDGLPQVELTAPIAKRAGEIEGETQAADPNDIGVGSADAIIAATAVELEEPVVTDDKRDFVNRIQKQAGVSGLNVELYAAD, encoded by the coding sequence CGATACGAATTTTCTGATAGATCTGGACAACGACCGGCCGGAGGCAGTCGAGACGGCCCGACGAATCGAACGCGAGGGATTTCCGCGGCGAGTCCCGCGGATCGTGATGTTCGAGTTGTGGGTCGCGGTCGGGAAAGGAACACGTCCGGAACACAACCGCCGGAAGTTCGAGCGACTCCTTGATGGGCTTCCGCAGGTTGAACTCACGGCACCGATAGCGAAGCGGGCGGGAGAAATCGAGGGAGAAACGCAGGCGGCCGATCCGAACGACATCGGTGTCGGGTCCGCGGACGCGATCATCGCGGCGACCGCAGTCGAGTTAGAGGAGCCGGTCGTGACGGACGATAAGCGGGACTTCGTGAATCGGATACAGAAGCAAGCAGGGGTGTCCGGGCTGAACGTCGAACTATACGCAGCTGATTAG